In one Oryza glaberrima chromosome 2, OglaRS2, whole genome shotgun sequence genomic region, the following are encoded:
- the LOC127763935 gene encoding serine/threonine-protein kinase OXI1-like, translated as MVSMPPSLPPLPLPPQLSLADLKALSVLGRGARGVVFHVVPAGGAAAAVSATADEDPMALKAISRAAARHKCAEVAGGPGGDGHRRIWFERDVLLALRHPLLPSLRGVVATDSVVGFAIDRCAGGDLNALRRRQAGRVFSVAAIRFYAAELVLALEHLHGLGVVYRDLKPENVLIQDSGHIMLVDFDLSTTLPPPPPPPPPDTSPPPQTARSRGGRRDSTKAAAAVFGCFSSPRAAASRPSPSSSSSSRSPPSTSRTASSSSSSTRCSSAAAKSNSFVGTEDYVAPEIVAGSGHDHAVDWWGLGVVLYEMLYGRTPFRGRSRRETFHRVLAARPDMPGEPTPLRDLIGLLLEKDPGRRLGAHGVKRHAFFRGVDWDRVLHVARPPFIPTPDDDDAGAAAEALDVEKVLHEAFAASTAAAAGETAAVEMAAPEAGSDRGRDEDFSVFF; from the coding sequence ATGGTGAGCATGCCgccttcgctgccgccgctgccgctgccgccgcagctgAGCCTCGCCGACCTCAAGGCCCTCTCCGTGCTCGGCCGCGGCGCCAGGGGCGTCGTCTTCCACGTCgtgcccgccggcggcgccgccgcggcggtgtcggcgacggcggacgaggATCCCATGGCGCTCAAGGCCATCtcccgcgccgcggcgaggcacAAGTGcgcggaggtcgccggcggtCCGGGCGGCGACGGGCACCGGAGGATCTGGTTCGAGCGGGACGTGCTGCTCGCGCTCCGCCACCCGCTGCTCCCCTCCCTCCGCGGCGTCGTGGCCACGGACAGCGTCGTCGGGTTCGCCATCGACcggtgcgccggcggcgacctgaACGCGCTGCGGCGCCGCCAGGCCGGGAGGGTGTTCTCCGTCGCCGCGATACGGTTCTACGCCGCGGAGCTGGTGCTCGCGCTCGAGCACCTCCACGGCCTCGGCGTCGTGTACCGCGACCTCAAGCCGGAGAACGTCCTCATCCAGGACTCCGGCCACATCATGCTCGTCGACTTCGACCTCTCCACcacgctcccgccgccgccacctcctccgccgcccgacACGTCTCCGCCGCCACAAACCGCGCGctcccgcggcgggcggcgcgacaGCACgaaggccgccgcggccgtcttCGGGTGCTTCTCCTcgccccgcgccgcggcgtcacggccgtcgccgtcgtcgtcgtcgtcgtcccggtCCCCGCCGTCCACGTCCAGGacggcctcgtcctcctcgtcgtccacgcgctgctcgtcggcggcggcgaagtcgaACTCTTTCGTGGGGACGGAGGACTACGTGGCGCCGGAGATCGTGGCCGGGAGCGGGCACGACCACGCCGTCGACTGGTGGGGCCTCGGCGTGGTGCTCTACGAGATGCTGTACGGGCGCACGCCGTTCCGGGGGCGGAGCCGGCGGGAGACGTTCCaccgcgtcctcgccgcgcgGCCGGACATGCCCGGCGAGCCGACGCCGCTGCGCGACCTCATCGGCCTCCTCCTGGAGAAGGACCCGGGCAGGCGGCTCGGCGCGCACGGCGTGAAGCGGCACGCCTTCTTCCGCGGCGTGGACTGGGACCGCGTCCTCCACGTGGCGCGGCCGCCGTTCATCCCGacgcccgacgacgacgacgcgggcgccgccgccgaggcgctcGACGTGGAGAAGGTGCTGCACGAGGCGTTCGCCgcgtcgaccgccgccgccgccggcgagacggcGGCCGTAGAGATGGCCGCGCCGGAGGCCGGCAGTGACAGAGGGAGAGATGAAGATTTCTCCGTATTTTTTTGA